One window of the Archaeoglobus sulfaticallidus PM70-1 genome contains the following:
- a CDS encoding DUF502 domain-containing protein, with product MKKEIKNIFVTGLLIFVPISATLFLIFWVFKYIEDFLYPYLAKSGHYIPGMGWLVVVLTIFLFGLLGRFTLGNRILGYAETQVRRIPIIRTIYVGVKEATKAILVSEAERLKGVVLIEYPRKGVYTLGFTTGSVIEDAIEKTGKKLINVFVPTSPNPTSGFVILVPEEEVIYLDVKVEDALKVVISGGFTQQI from the coding sequence ATGAAAAAGGAAATCAAGAACATATTTGTAACTGGGTTGCTAATCTTTGTGCCGATTTCCGCAACTCTCTTCCTAATATTCTGGGTTTTTAAGTACATCGAGGACTTTTTATACCCGTATCTGGCAAAATCAGGACACTACATTCCGGGGATGGGATGGCTTGTAGTGGTACTCACAATATTTCTTTTCGGTCTGCTTGGAAGATTCACGCTGGGCAACAGAATACTGGGTTATGCAGAAACTCAGGTGCGGAGGATACCTATCATAAGGACAATCTATGTCGGGGTTAAGGAGGCAACCAAAGCTATTCTTGTATCTGAAGCTGAGAGACTCAAAGGTGTAGTTTTAATTGAGTATCCAAGGAAAGGTGTTTACACCCTTGGTTTTACAACCGGATCGGTGATAGAGGATGCGATAGAGAAAACAGGGAAGAAACTGATCAATGTTTTCGTGCCGACATCTCCGAATCCAACTTCTGGATTCGTAATTCTAGTGCCGGAAGAGGAGGTGATATATCTGGATGTGAAGGTTGAGGATGCGCTCAAGGTTGTAATCTCCGGAGGATTTACGCAGCAAATCTAA
- a CDS encoding acetyl-CoA C-acetyltransferase — MREVYIVDYVRTPFSRSRPKKPEKDVFHKIRGDELAKIVLDRIVEKAGISKEIVERIVMGCAFGVWENWAYGGRGISLLAEYPVETATMITDMQCGSSIASAQTASLEIMAGVCDVAIAGGYEHMTRVPMGMENQHISPNFRLIQDERYKKYEMNIGFVMGLTAERLFQEAKNITKEDLDEWGLRSHRLAYESLKSGYFRGEITPISAEQADGSVIVVESDQSIRGDTTLEQISNLPPVFMPNGVITAGNSSPLNAGASALLLMSAEKVKELGLEPLAKIKAFGYSGVHPAVMGKGPVPASKKAVEKANLKLSDIDYWEINEAFAIVTLYAVHELGIEPERVNVHGGAIAIGHPLGATGARLIGTLARTLREKEADYGVATACIGGGQGIAMVIERV; from the coding sequence ATGAGAGAAGTTTACATTGTCGATTATGTGAGGACTCCATTCTCGAGAAGCAGACCCAAGAAGCCGGAAAAGGATGTTTTCCATAAAATAAGGGGAGATGAGCTGGCCAAAATTGTTCTGGATAGAATCGTTGAAAAGGCCGGCATCAGCAAAGAAATAGTTGAAAGAATAGTGATGGGCTGTGCTTTTGGAGTGTGGGAGAACTGGGCCTATGGTGGTAGAGGAATTTCGCTGCTGGCAGAGTACCCTGTGGAGACTGCAACAATGATCACAGATATGCAGTGCGGATCTTCGATAGCCTCAGCCCAGACGGCATCGCTCGAGATCATGGCTGGAGTTTGTGATGTCGCAATAGCTGGCGGGTATGAGCACATGACGAGGGTTCCGATGGGAATGGAGAATCAGCACATAAGCCCGAACTTCAGGCTCATTCAGGATGAGAGGTATAAGAAATACGAGATGAACATCGGGTTTGTCATGGGTCTGACTGCAGAAAGACTTTTTCAGGAGGCTAAAAATATAACCAAGGAAGACCTCGATGAATGGGGATTGAGAAGCCACAGGCTCGCATATGAGAGCCTTAAAAGCGGATATTTCAGGGGAGAAATAACTCCGATATCTGCGGAGCAGGCTGATGGTAGTGTGATCGTTGTGGAAAGCGATCAGTCGATAAGAGGTGATACAACTCTGGAGCAGATCTCCAACCTGCCACCAGTATTTATGCCGAACGGTGTTATAACCGCCGGAAACTCCTCTCCGCTAAATGCGGGAGCTTCAGCCCTTCTTTTGATGTCTGCTGAGAAGGTTAAAGAGCTCGGTCTGGAACCTCTGGCAAAAATAAAAGCTTTCGGCTATTCGGGTGTGCATCCAGCGGTTATGGGAAAGGGTCCCGTGCCGGCAAGTAAAAAGGCTGTGGAGAAGGCGAATTTAAAGCTATCGGATATAGACTACTGGGAGATCAACGAGGCTTTTGCCATAGTAACGCTCTACGCAGTCCATGAGCTTGGTATTGAGCCTGAGAGGGTGAATGTGCATGGAGGGGCTATAGCGATTGGACACCCTCTTGGAGCGACGGGAGCGAGGCTGATCGGCACCCTTGCGAGAACGCTCAGGGAGAAAGAGGCTGACTACGGTGTAGCTACAGCATGCATAGGGGGTGGACAGGGAATTGCGATGGTTATAGAGCGGGTTTAA
- a CDS encoding helix-turn-helix domain-containing protein, translated as MLKIQIKTKLPENCALSTLKEISKEVTLKIEGLTISKNRIKGLVNLKATKVGEILENLPSFCDGLAVSQKEAKVLIREHTCLVAYPILESGCIITDVDFDKQNIFWDIICDDDSFITLIRNLEDYDVDFEITYKGKPESDEKITYREEEVLRIALQKGYFDYPKKIKLEELASYFGIAPSTLSEILRRAQKKVLERYFKA; from the coding sequence ATGTTAAAGATCCAGATAAAGACAAAGCTTCCAGAGAACTGTGCCCTCTCAACCCTCAAGGAAATCTCAAAGGAGGTCACCCTCAAAATCGAGGGCTTAACCATATCCAAGAACAGAATCAAAGGACTCGTTAACCTCAAGGCCACGAAGGTCGGTGAGATTCTCGAAAACCTTCCATCCTTCTGCGATGGACTGGCCGTTTCCCAGAAAGAGGCCAAGGTTCTTATAAGGGAGCATACCTGCCTTGTTGCATATCCAATTCTTGAATCCGGCTGCATAATTACCGATGTCGATTTTGATAAGCAGAACATATTCTGGGATATAATATGTGATGATGATTCATTCATAACCCTGATCCGGAATTTAGAGGACTACGATGTTGATTTTGAGATAACCTACAAGGGAAAGCCGGAAAGCGATGAGAAAATAACCTACAGAGAGGAGGAGGTTCTGAGGATAGCCCTGCAGAAAGGATACTTTGACTACCCGAAGAAAATAAAGCTCGAGGAGCTTGCCAGCTACTTCGGCATAGCCCCATCAACACTGTCCGAGATCCTCAGGCGTGCTCAGAAAAAGGTTCTTGAGAGGTATTTTAAGGCCTGA
- a CDS encoding AAA family ATPase, translated as MTKKQSKNSEVKYLILKPLGYPLKASYHEYPTVDNLRVFEKYAKDQWKGEFVAKGKLLFDMRMFPDFAFEVVNLDPEFGIIGESTIIFVESQNKTFETEIVRDVTLDDVVGHEEAKKKVRIILEYLKNPEKFGKWAPKNVLFHGYSGTGKTMMAKALANEAKVPFLSIKSTKLIGEHVGDSARRIHELYDRARNLAPCIVFLDEFDAIALDRNYQDLRGDVSEVVNSLLTELDGIQSNEGICTIAATNRIEMIDYSIKSRFEEEIMFDLPSFNERLEILRKNFKDFPLKVKANLEIVASNTEGFSGRDLVEKVIKPALHRAIADGKDYIETNDLITSIMRVKKPAGTPPKQMFV; from the coding sequence ATGACCAAGAAACAATCGAAGAACTCGGAAGTCAAGTATCTGATTCTCAAGCCCCTCGGTTATCCGCTGAAGGCGAGCTATCATGAGTATCCTACCGTAGATAACCTGAGGGTTTTTGAGAAGTATGCGAAGGATCAGTGGAAAGGAGAGTTTGTAGCCAAAGGCAAACTCCTGTTTGATATGAGGATGTTTCCCGATTTCGCATTTGAGGTCGTCAACCTCGATCCGGAATTCGGTATCATTGGAGAATCAACGATAATTTTTGTTGAATCTCAGAATAAAACCTTTGAGACCGAGATCGTTAGAGATGTAACGCTTGATGATGTTGTCGGGCATGAGGAGGCAAAGAAGAAGGTCAGAATCATCCTCGAATACCTCAAGAATCCGGAAAAGTTCGGAAAGTGGGCACCAAAGAATGTACTGTTCCACGGATATTCCGGAACGGGAAAGACCATGATGGCCAAGGCTCTCGCAAATGAGGCAAAGGTTCCCTTCCTGTCAATTAAGTCAACCAAGTTGATAGGAGAGCATGTCGGCGATAGTGCGAGGAGAATACACGAGCTGTATGATAGAGCGAGGAATCTCGCTCCATGCATTGTCTTTCTCGATGAGTTCGATGCGATAGCCCTCGACAGAAACTATCAGGACCTGAGAGGGGATGTCTCAGAGGTTGTCAACTCCCTGCTCACGGAGCTTGATGGTATCCAGAGCAATGAGGGTATCTGCACGATCGCAGCCACGAACAGAATCGAGATGATTGACTACTCTATCAAGAGCAGGTTTGAGGAGGAGATCATGTTCGATCTGCCATCATTCAACGAGAGACTAGAGATTCTCAGGAAAAACTTCAAGGACTTCCCGCTAAAGGTGAAGGCGAACCTAGAGATAGTTGCAAGCAACACCGAAGGGTTCTCTGGCAGAGATCTCGTTGAGAAGGTCATAAAACCAGCTCTGCACAGAGCCATAGCCGACGGCAAGGACTACATAGAGACCAACGACCTGATCACATCGATTATGAGGGTGAAGAAGCCCGCTGGAACTCCTCCAAAGCAGATGTTTGTCTGA
- the thpR gene encoding RNA 2',3'-cyclic phosphodiesterase, translating into MRLFVAVDLSENVREEVYRLTRSFTPFNGVKTVEKENLHITLKFLGEVKESKLNKITEKLGEIDFEKFELSFRGIGFFPNISRMRVIWVGVKDDSKINILAEEVEKRLAELKFKRENRFKAHATIARIKRLNPSDKTRILNLLEGYEDREFGDMVVEKFVLKKSTLTPKGPIYEDVEVFELK; encoded by the coding sequence ATGAGGCTGTTTGTAGCAGTAGATCTGAGTGAAAATGTGAGGGAGGAAGTTTACAGACTGACGAGATCGTTCACTCCGTTTAATGGAGTAAAAACGGTTGAAAAGGAGAACCTTCACATAACGCTGAAGTTTCTTGGGGAAGTGAAGGAAAGTAAGCTGAATAAGATCACGGAGAAGCTTGGGGAGATAGATTTTGAGAAGTTTGAACTCTCATTCCGTGGCATTGGATTTTTCCCGAATATATCGAGAATGCGGGTTATCTGGGTTGGTGTAAAAGACGACTCAAAAATAAACATTCTCGCTGAAGAGGTTGAAAAGAGGTTGGCTGAGCTGAAGTTCAAGAGGGAGAACAGGTTCAAGGCACATGCGACCATAGCGAGGATTAAAAGACTGAATCCATCGGATAAAACTAGGATTCTGAATTTGCTGGAAGGATATGAAGACAGAGAATTTGGAGATATGGTTGTTGAAAAATTTGTGCTGAAAAAGAGCACGCTAACGCCTAAGGGACCAATATATGAAGATGTAGAGGTTTTTGAGCTTAAATAG
- the cca gene encoding CCA tRNA nucleotidyltransferase: MEFDEKFEILLPKILELVVPDEDEVRKGNLAKKELENRVVDVLKDYPELEYRFLGSFPRNTWLKGNLELDLFILFPENFSEKDLERIGLEIGKRLLDSWEARYASHPYIHGTVMGVEVDVVPCYKLKSAEKIKSAVDRTPFHHDWVYERLKGKENDVRILKGFLKANGIYGAEYQVRGFSGYLCELLIIHYGSFKELVKRAINWRRGLKIEVGGNEGFERNHVLFVVDPVDSKRNVSANLSLDNFAKFVEICRDFYSSPKIEFFIKKEIDPEIAKSRVEKEMDRRGTTIFSLIFRKPDIVEDNLYTQLEKARKKLFEVLEDQDFMPLNSGYTVTEDSCILIFETQVSRLSSIRKIIGPPFEDWKNVRKFREKRKDYSAFIENGRYCSFATREHVKPEEAVMDYIRKHPKSLGKNISEEIVNCRLLSGREILEIEGIAPFLFEFFKLSP; the protein is encoded by the coding sequence ATGGAGTTTGATGAAAAATTCGAGATTTTGCTACCAAAAATACTGGAGCTTGTTGTTCCGGATGAAGACGAAGTTAGAAAGGGAAATCTCGCAAAAAAAGAGCTTGAAAATAGGGTTGTAGATGTTTTGAAGGATTATCCTGAACTGGAGTACAGGTTTCTTGGATCTTTTCCGAGGAATACCTGGTTGAAGGGTAATCTTGAGCTTGACCTCTTCATACTGTTCCCGGAAAATTTTAGCGAGAAAGATCTGGAGAGAATCGGGCTTGAGATAGGGAAAAGACTGCTCGATAGCTGGGAAGCCAGATACGCTTCACACCCATACATACATGGTACAGTTATGGGTGTGGAGGTGGATGTAGTTCCCTGCTACAAGCTCAAAAGTGCTGAAAAGATTAAATCCGCTGTTGACAGAACTCCTTTTCATCATGACTGGGTGTATGAGAGGCTGAAGGGAAAGGAAAATGATGTGAGAATTCTGAAAGGGTTTTTGAAGGCCAACGGAATATACGGTGCGGAATACCAGGTCAGGGGTTTCTCTGGATACCTCTGTGAGCTACTGATAATACACTACGGCAGCTTTAAGGAACTTGTTAAGAGGGCCATAAACTGGAGGAGGGGGTTGAAGATAGAGGTTGGAGGGAATGAAGGATTTGAGAGGAACCATGTCCTTTTCGTTGTGGATCCGGTAGACAGCAAGAGAAATGTCTCAGCTAACCTCAGCTTGGATAACTTCGCGAAGTTCGTTGAGATATGCCGGGACTTCTACAGCAGTCCAAAAATAGAGTTTTTCATCAAAAAGGAAATAGATCCTGAGATAGCAAAAAGCAGGGTTGAAAAAGAGATGGATAGAAGAGGAACAACCATATTCTCTCTAATCTTCAGGAAACCGGATATTGTAGAGGATAACCTCTACACCCAGCTTGAAAAGGCGAGGAAGAAGCTCTTTGAGGTTCTTGAGGATCAGGATTTCATGCCTTTAAACTCAGGTTACACTGTAACCGAAGATAGCTGCATTCTGATATTTGAGACTCAGGTTAGCAGGTTATCCAGCATAAGGAAAATTATTGGACCTCCTTTTGAAGACTGGAAAAATGTAAGGAAGTTCAGGGAAAAAAGGAAAGATTACAGTGCTTTTATTGAAAATGGAAGATACTGCTCTTTCGCAACCAGAGAGCATGTTAAGCCAGAGGAGGCGGTTATGGATTACATAAGAAAACATCCGAAATCGCTTGGGAAGAACATTTCTGAAGAAATCGTTAATTGCAGGCTGCTTTCAGGCAGAGAAATTCTGGAAATTGAAGGCATCGCCCCCTTCCTGTTTGAGTTCTTTAAGCTTTCTCCATGA
- a CDS encoding phenylacetate--CoA ligase family protein: MYSDKYWEKEEIMPLKEIEELQMKRLRFTLKNAYENVPFYHRKFREAGIKPEDIKKREDMAKVPLTVKEDLRENYPFGLFAVDKKEIIRIHTSSGTSGKPKVVGYTRDDLENWINMVARCLYMVGIRDHDVFQNMVSYTFFTGGLGFHYAAERIGAMVVPSGTGQTEKQIQYMFDFGTTVIHATPSYAMHIKEVAEGMGIDPREIGLRIGCFGAEPWSDNTRKRLEDAYDIKAYDSYGLSEMNGPGVAFECEEQYGLHIWADHYFIEIIDPETLEPVSDGEKGELVLTPLTKQALPLIRYRTGDITYILDEGKCSCGRTHPRIHRILGRSDDMVVIRGINVFPSQIEDVLMRIPEVGDHFQVLITRNGSLDEITVRVEMVDEVFTGELSDFQRIQQKVQRELYKELNLRTNVELVEKGTIERFKLKSKRVIDMRDNL, encoded by the coding sequence ATGTATTCGGACAAATACTGGGAAAAAGAGGAGATAATGCCGCTAAAGGAGATTGAGGAGCTTCAGATGAAAAGATTAAGGTTCACTTTAAAAAATGCCTATGAGAATGTTCCGTTCTATCACAGGAAGTTTAGAGAGGCCGGAATAAAACCAGAGGATATAAAAAAGAGAGAAGATATGGCAAAGGTTCCGTTAACGGTAAAGGAGGACTTGAGGGAGAACTATCCCTTTGGACTCTTTGCAGTGGATAAAAAGGAGATCATAAGGATCCACACCTCCTCTGGCACTTCTGGAAAACCAAAGGTTGTGGGGTACACAAGAGATGACCTTGAGAACTGGATAAACATGGTTGCCAGGTGTCTGTACATGGTTGGAATTAGAGACCATGATGTCTTCCAGAACATGGTGAGCTACACCTTCTTCACTGGAGGGCTTGGATTCCATTACGCTGCCGAGAGGATTGGGGCAATGGTTGTACCATCAGGCACGGGCCAGACAGAGAAGCAGATCCAGTACATGTTCGATTTTGGCACAACGGTTATACACGCAACCCCAAGCTATGCGATGCACATAAAGGAGGTTGCTGAGGGCATGGGAATCGATCCCAGAGAGATCGGGCTGAGAATCGGATGCTTCGGTGCAGAACCATGGAGCGACAACACGAGAAAAAGGCTGGAGGATGCCTACGACATAAAGGCCTATGACTCATATGGATTGAGCGAGATGAACGGGCCCGGAGTTGCCTTCGAGTGTGAGGAGCAGTATGGACTGCACATATGGGCAGATCACTACTTCATAGAGATAATAGACCCAGAAACCCTTGAACCTGTTTCTGACGGAGAGAAAGGTGAACTTGTCCTGACCCCTCTGACCAAGCAAGCCCTGCCCCTGATCAGATATAGAACAGGAGATATAACCTACATCCTCGACGAGGGCAAATGTAGCTGTGGAAGAACCCATCCCAGGATACACAGGATACTCGGAAGAAGCGACGATATGGTCGTCATCAGAGGGATAAATGTCTTCCCAAGCCAGATAGAGGATGTCCTGATGAGAATTCCCGAAGTTGGAGACCACTTCCAGGTGCTGATAACGAGAAATGGATCTTTAGATGAGATAACGGTTAGAGTCGAGATGGTCGATGAGGTTTTCACAGGAGAGCTTTCAGACTTCCAGAGAATCCAGCAAAAGGTTCAGAGAGAGCTGTATAAGGAGCTCAATCTGAGAACGAATGTTGAGCTTGTTGAGAAAGGAACCATAGAGAGATTCAAGCTGAAATCGAAGAGGGTTATAGATATGCGAGACAACTTATGA